Proteins encoded within one genomic window of Couchioplanes caeruleus:
- a CDS encoding helix-turn-helix transcriptional regulator: MTTLFGRAPLLAAVEARLISGGGVALHGPEGIGKTALLDAVASAATARDELVVRLRPAAAERLLPYAGIADLVAQLPATAVATLPPAHRAALTMLRQGTAPRTGAPAPARRLVLPSLLAHCARTRPVLLVLDDVQWLDAESAELVGFAMRRRPGPRVRVVAAQRLPDDAGRHRAARLCPAPVADLSVPPLNADDLTALLEARGLPCRAAARLHEASGGNPFLALTLAAVAPGPPWRPAALPEAARDLLRRRVAVLSPPVAATLLVAALATEPTLTVLVRSGHEDADRDLRVAAAAGVVRTDGETILFTPPALADVLAEDAGAARRAGVHDALANTALDETIAVRHRALRSGRPDADVARDLLEAAERALRRNAGRTAAELYLLAADRCPRSLAAERFDWLVAAARTASATGAPAVAGRAAEAVLAAADAPAAHRVQARIVLLDLAGQALGDMDETFAGALNEAGTDATLLAPVKLRLAWAAMLGGAVRTAGMCAAESARSARAAGDPTTEAMALSSLAQVQRLRGDPQWTGTLHRALSLPAPQVPGLLHLSPRYLAARFAMMDDRLDEARAELLTLLAVAEHDRAGEALVEVLRSLSEVATRAGRCREALGYAHRAVAAAQQAGMSPGPTWYTAAVAELAGGSLAAASGYARRGVRASEQEGDSLYLRRNLHALGQAQLRAGETRGGVATLRRLSGLGDGAADPMIVRWQGDLAGGLAALGEHDEAAANLAEARAAAARLGTAPGLNGYLDRATAVVLSERGQADSAVLLCAAAAQHFADLRQPLEQAHALLVQGGAERRRRRYAAARAALGAALALFLAAEAKPWTEQAQRAFAHTEGTAAPPTDLGLTSTEARIAGLVRDGASNREIAGRLFLSIKTVEATLTRVYRKLGVRSRTQLSQRLPATRVFPDSVTTVDA; the protein is encoded by the coding sequence ATGACCACCCTGTTCGGCAGGGCGCCCCTGCTCGCCGCCGTCGAGGCGCGCCTGATTTCAGGCGGGGGTGTGGCGCTGCACGGGCCGGAGGGCATCGGTAAGACCGCCCTGCTCGACGCCGTGGCTTCCGCGGCCACCGCGCGCGACGAACTGGTCGTGCGGTTACGGCCGGCGGCGGCCGAGCGGCTCCTTCCGTACGCGGGGATCGCCGATCTCGTGGCGCAGTTGCCGGCGACCGCCGTCGCCACCCTGCCCCCGGCCCACCGGGCGGCCCTGACGATGCTGCGTCAGGGCACCGCCCCGCGGACGGGCGCCCCGGCGCCGGCCCGCCGCCTGGTGCTGCCGAGCCTGCTCGCGCACTGCGCCCGGACGCGGCCGGTGCTGCTCGTGCTCGACGACGTGCAGTGGCTCGACGCGGAGTCGGCCGAGCTGGTGGGCTTCGCGATGCGCCGGCGTCCCGGGCCGCGGGTCCGGGTGGTCGCGGCGCAGCGCCTCCCGGACGACGCGGGGCGGCACCGGGCCGCGCGGCTGTGCCCGGCCCCGGTGGCGGACCTGTCGGTGCCGCCGCTGAACGCCGACGATCTCACCGCGCTGCTCGAGGCGCGGGGACTGCCGTGCCGGGCAGCGGCCCGGCTGCACGAGGCCAGCGGCGGCAACCCGTTCCTGGCGCTGACGCTGGCCGCCGTGGCGCCCGGGCCGCCCTGGCGTCCGGCGGCGCTGCCCGAGGCGGCGCGGGACCTGCTGCGCCGCCGGGTCGCCGTCCTGTCGCCGCCGGTCGCCGCGACCCTGCTGGTGGCTGCACTGGCCACGGAACCGACACTCACGGTGCTGGTGCGCTCGGGCCACGAGGACGCCGACCGGGATCTGCGGGTCGCCGCGGCCGCCGGAGTGGTGCGGACCGACGGGGAGACGATCCTGTTCACGCCGCCGGCGCTGGCCGACGTGCTCGCCGAGGACGCCGGCGCCGCCCGCCGGGCCGGGGTCCACGACGCGCTCGCCAACACGGCGCTGGACGAGACGATCGCCGTACGGCACCGGGCCCTGCGCAGCGGCCGCCCGGACGCGGACGTGGCCCGCGACCTGCTCGAGGCGGCCGAGCGGGCGCTGCGCCGCAATGCCGGGCGTACGGCCGCCGAGCTGTACCTGCTCGCCGCCGACCGCTGCCCGCGCAGCCTCGCCGCCGAGCGCTTCGACTGGCTCGTCGCCGCGGCGCGCACCGCCAGCGCCACGGGCGCCCCCGCGGTCGCCGGGCGGGCCGCGGAAGCCGTGCTGGCCGCCGCCGACGCACCGGCCGCCCACCGGGTCCAGGCCCGGATCGTGCTCCTGGACCTGGCCGGTCAGGCCCTCGGCGACATGGACGAGACGTTCGCCGGGGCGCTCAACGAGGCCGGCACCGACGCGACTCTGCTCGCGCCGGTGAAGCTGCGGCTCGCCTGGGCCGCGATGCTAGGCGGTGCGGTGCGCACGGCCGGGATGTGCGCCGCCGAGTCGGCCCGCTCGGCCCGCGCGGCCGGCGATCCGACGACCGAGGCGATGGCGCTCAGCTCCCTCGCCCAGGTCCAGCGGCTGCGCGGCGATCCGCAGTGGACCGGCACCCTGCACCGGGCGCTGTCGTTGCCCGCGCCGCAGGTGCCGGGCCTGCTGCATCTGAGCCCGCGCTACCTGGCGGCACGCTTCGCCATGATGGACGACCGGCTGGACGAGGCCCGCGCCGAGCTGCTCACCCTGCTCGCCGTCGCCGAGCACGACCGCGCCGGCGAGGCCCTGGTGGAGGTGTTGCGCAGCCTGTCCGAGGTGGCCACCAGGGCCGGCCGGTGCCGCGAGGCGCTGGGGTACGCCCACCGCGCCGTCGCCGCCGCCCAACAGGCCGGCATGAGTCCCGGCCCCACCTGGTACACCGCGGCCGTGGCCGAGCTGGCCGGAGGCAGCCTCGCCGCAGCCTCGGGGTACGCCCGGCGCGGCGTGCGCGCCTCGGAGCAGGAGGGCGACAGCCTGTATCTGCGCCGGAACCTGCACGCCCTGGGACAGGCGCAGCTCCGCGCCGGCGAGACCCGGGGCGGCGTCGCCACCCTGCGCCGGCTGAGCGGCCTCGGCGACGGCGCCGCGGACCCGATGATCGTGCGCTGGCAGGGCGACCTCGCGGGCGGCCTGGCCGCGCTCGGCGAGCACGACGAGGCCGCCGCGAACCTCGCCGAGGCGCGGGCCGCCGCGGCCCGCCTGGGGACCGCCCCGGGCCTGAACGGCTACCTCGACCGGGCGACCGCGGTGGTGCTCTCCGAGCGGGGCCAGGCCGACTCCGCGGTGCTGCTCTGCGCCGCCGCCGCGCAGCACTTCGCGGACCTGCGCCAGCCGCTCGAGCAGGCCCACGCCCTGCTGGTACAGGGTGGGGCGGAGCGGCGCCGCCGCCGGTACGCGGCCGCCCGCGCCGCCCTGGGCGCGGCGCTCGCCCTGTTCCTCGCCGCCGAGGCGAAGCCGTGGACCGAGCAGGCGCAGCGGGCGTTCGCGCATACCGAAGGAACCGCCGCACCCCCCACCGACCTGGGGCTGACCTCGACCGAGGCCCGCATCGCGGGACTCGTGCGCGACGGGGCCAGCAACCGCGAGATCGCCGGCCGCCTGTTCCTCAGCATCAAGACCGTGGAGGCGACCCTGACCAGGGTGTACCGCAAGCTCGGCGTCCGCTCGCGGACCCAGCTCTCCCAGCGGCTCCCGGCGACAAGGGTTTTCCCCGATTCGGTGACGACCGTCGATGCATAG
- a CDS encoding GGDEF domain-containing protein: protein MTSLNRPAGAAATRTTPSAWSWAWIAWSVGALVPVAGYFMVPATERGATIQTFLYCLISASTAVALAVGIRKHRPEPSSTWWLFVAGQVMYTAGDVTYYVASQDDASYPPAANLLYLSQYVLVAVGLVRLIRRRSPQRNTAALVDTAILAVGAAVLWWVFLIHPTVTAPDINILDRIAATAYPVMDLCVLTVAIRLMLSGGVRQRAYHLLLAFLGMNLFGDTTYGLLTLTGSFEDGNWPDAFWLLGYVALGAAGLHPSMRHVGDPADVRSGATPYRVVLLGFATAMAPAVLVVQNLRGAAKSDLVVVGASGVLFLLVLMRMAGLIAVQRRLAITDALTGLYTRRFLSEQLRVEGERVARSGGSSALLLLDVDHFKCVNDTYGHPAGDQVLAEVARRLSTTCRASDVVARFGGEEFAVLTTATDPENLAVLAERIRTRMSESPVLVDGRTPVAITVSIGGVAALPPQALTADDLVNTADAALYAAKRGGRDRVVIGDLEDRTEPAAVHRDALSDLDRRIQDWAAVVAEAASRRPDAVPVPAGAVSAVCAAWAVMLSPSRERPAMTQDLARAELRRCRGVQFPSHIVDQFLALVATGEIGNPAPASAAEDVPVAVPA from the coding sequence GTGACATCTCTGAATCGCCCGGCAGGGGCCGCCGCCACGCGTACGACGCCGTCTGCCTGGTCGTGGGCGTGGATCGCCTGGTCGGTCGGCGCTCTGGTGCCCGTTGCCGGCTACTTCATGGTTCCCGCCACCGAGCGCGGAGCCACGATTCAGACGTTCCTCTACTGCCTGATCAGTGCGTCGACCGCGGTCGCGCTCGCGGTGGGCATCCGCAAGCACCGACCGGAGCCCAGCTCGACCTGGTGGCTGTTCGTCGCCGGCCAGGTGATGTACACCGCGGGCGACGTCACCTACTACGTCGCCTCACAGGACGACGCCAGCTACCCGCCGGCGGCGAACCTCCTCTACCTCTCGCAGTACGTCCTCGTCGCCGTCGGCCTGGTGAGGCTGATCCGGCGGCGCTCCCCGCAGCGCAACACGGCCGCGCTGGTCGACACCGCGATCCTCGCCGTGGGCGCCGCGGTGCTGTGGTGGGTGTTCCTCATCCACCCCACGGTCACCGCCCCGGACATCAACATACTGGACCGCATCGCGGCCACCGCCTACCCGGTGATGGACCTGTGCGTGCTCACCGTGGCCATCCGCCTGATGCTCAGCGGCGGGGTCCGCCAGCGGGCCTATCACCTGCTGCTGGCCTTCCTCGGGATGAACCTTTTCGGCGACACCACCTACGGCCTGCTCACCCTGACCGGCTCGTTCGAGGACGGCAACTGGCCCGACGCGTTCTGGCTGCTCGGCTACGTCGCGCTCGGTGCGGCCGGGCTGCACCCGTCGATGCGCCACGTGGGCGACCCGGCGGACGTCCGCTCGGGCGCCACGCCGTACCGCGTGGTGCTGCTGGGGTTCGCCACCGCGATGGCTCCGGCCGTGCTGGTGGTGCAGAACCTGCGGGGCGCGGCCAAGTCCGACCTCGTCGTGGTGGGCGCCTCGGGCGTGCTCTTCCTGCTCGTGCTGATGCGCATGGCGGGTCTCATCGCGGTGCAGCGCCGGCTGGCCATCACCGACGCCCTCACCGGCCTCTACACCCGGCGCTTCCTCTCGGAGCAGTTGCGGGTGGAGGGCGAGCGTGTCGCCCGGTCCGGTGGATCGTCCGCCCTGCTGCTGCTCGACGTCGACCACTTCAAGTGCGTCAACGACACGTACGGTCACCCCGCCGGCGACCAGGTCCTGGCCGAGGTCGCCCGCCGGCTGAGCACCACCTGCCGCGCCAGCGATGTCGTCGCCCGCTTCGGCGGCGAGGAGTTCGCCGTCCTGACCACGGCCACGGACCCGGAGAACCTGGCCGTCCTGGCCGAACGCATCCGGACCCGGATGAGCGAGTCGCCCGTCCTGGTGGACGGCCGCACTCCGGTCGCGATCACCGTGTCGATCGGGGGCGTCGCCGCCCTGCCGCCGCAGGCGCTCACCGCGGACGACCTGGTCAACACCGCCGACGCCGCCCTCTACGCCGCCAAGCGCGGTGGCCGCGACCGCGTCGTGATCGGCGATCTCGAGGACCGTACGGAACCGGCCGCCGTCCACCGCGACGCGCTGTCGGACCTCGACCGCCGCATCCAGGACTGGGCCGCGGTCGTGGCCGAGGCCGCGAGCCGCCGCCCCGACGCCGTGCCGGTCCCGGCCGGCGCGGTGTCCGCGGTCTGCGCCGCCTGGGCCGTCATGCTCTCGCCGAGCCGCGAGCGGCCGGCGATGACGCAGGACCTGGCCCGCGCGGAGCTCCGCCGCTGCCGCGGTGTGCAGTTCCCGTCGCACATCGTGGACCAGTTCCTGGCTCTCGTGGCCACCGGCGAGATCGGCAACCCGGCCCCGGCCTCCGCCGCCGAGGACGTGCCCGTTGCGGTCCCCGCGTAA
- a CDS encoding ATP-binding cassette domain-containing protein: MRILRVFLRRRPRVLARLAGWSVLEALPAILSGQAVARAVDRGFLAGDPAAGLGWLGLLAAAVLVGAIGTRRTFRCLADLAEPLRDELVAHVVTGTLRRAAVAGGGVDRSAVARLTHQVEIVRDTFAGLIMTTRGFLFAIAGALLGLASLAPVVALLVAVPLLTGLVLFAAAVPRMAARQRAYVLADEDLAEHAGRAFAGLRDIAACGAGHRMAAEISVPVDAQAAAERAVVRMTAARGISLAVGGWLPLAVVLAAAPWLVDHGLTAGAILGSLTYLLHGVQPALTMLIGGLGGGGVRLVVTLDRILRGGGPEPVAHGGPAARPDGADVLLRGVTFAYGRRAEPVVSGLDLEIRDGDHLAIIGPSGIGKSTLVGLLAGTLQPQQGEVRLGGARTNRLDVRTLARQRVLIPQEAYVFTGTLLDNLRYLHPGADVHEIDRAAEAVGLSTVLQRLGGYDAYVTPDALSAGERQLVALVRAYLSPAPLVLLDEATCHLDAAAEARAEQAFAARPGALVVVAHRVSSALRASRILLLDGTAATLGTDGSLRRTSPLYRDLAGHWSVELPVFPARSSLPVSPAQSSQPASSAMRTASNRLRAPVLRRIAEM; the protein is encoded by the coding sequence ATGAGAATCCTGCGGGTATTCCTGCGCCGCCGTCCCCGCGTGCTGGCCCGGCTGGCCGGCTGGTCGGTGCTCGAGGCGCTGCCCGCCATCCTGTCCGGACAGGCCGTCGCCCGCGCGGTGGACCGCGGCTTCCTGGCGGGCGACCCGGCCGCCGGTCTCGGCTGGCTGGGCCTGCTCGCCGCGGCGGTCCTGGTGGGCGCGATCGGCACCCGCCGCACCTTCCGCTGCCTCGCCGACCTGGCCGAGCCGCTGCGCGACGAACTGGTGGCGCACGTGGTCACCGGCACGCTGCGCCGGGCGGCGGTCGCCGGCGGGGGAGTGGACCGGTCGGCGGTGGCCCGGCTCACCCACCAGGTGGAGATCGTCCGGGACACCTTCGCCGGTCTGATCATGACCACGCGCGGGTTCCTGTTCGCCATCGCGGGCGCCCTGCTCGGCCTGGCCTCACTGGCCCCGGTGGTGGCGCTGCTCGTCGCGGTGCCGCTGCTGACGGGACTGGTCTTGTTCGCCGCGGCGGTGCCGAGGATGGCCGCCCGGCAGCGCGCGTACGTGCTCGCCGACGAGGACCTGGCCGAGCACGCCGGCCGGGCCTTCGCCGGACTGCGCGACATCGCCGCCTGTGGCGCCGGGCACCGGATGGCCGCCGAGATCTCCGTGCCGGTCGACGCGCAGGCCGCCGCGGAACGGGCGGTCGTCCGGATGACCGCGGCCCGCGGGATCAGCCTGGCCGTCGGCGGCTGGCTGCCGCTGGCCGTCGTCCTGGCGGCGGCGCCATGGCTGGTGGACCACGGGCTGACCGCCGGAGCGATCCTCGGCTCGCTCACCTACCTGCTGCACGGGGTGCAGCCGGCGCTGACCATGCTCATCGGCGGCCTGGGCGGCGGTGGCGTGCGCCTCGTCGTGACGCTCGACCGCATCCTGCGCGGTGGCGGGCCCGAACCGGTCGCGCACGGCGGTCCGGCGGCACGGCCGGACGGCGCGGACGTGCTGCTGCGCGGCGTCACCTTCGCGTACGGCCGCCGCGCCGAGCCCGTGGTCTCCGGCCTCGACCTGGAGATCCGTGATGGCGACCATCTCGCGATCATCGGCCCCAGCGGGATCGGCAAGTCCACTCTGGTGGGCCTGCTCGCCGGCACCCTGCAACCCCAGCAGGGTGAGGTACGCCTGGGCGGCGCGCGCACGAACCGGCTGGACGTCCGGACGCTCGCCCGCCAGCGGGTGCTCATCCCGCAGGAGGCGTACGTGTTCACCGGCACGCTGCTCGACAACCTCCGCTACCTGCACCCGGGCGCCGACGTCCACGAGATCGACCGGGCGGCGGAGGCGGTCGGTCTGTCCACGGTGCTCCAGCGGCTGGGCGGCTACGACGCGTACGTCACCCCGGACGCGCTGTCCGCGGGTGAGCGCCAGCTCGTGGCCCTGGTCCGCGCGTACCTGTCGCCGGCGCCGCTGGTCCTGCTCGACGAGGCCACCTGCCACCTGGACGCGGCCGCCGAGGCCCGCGCCGAGCAGGCATTCGCCGCCCGGCCCGGCGCGCTGGTCGTCGTCGCCCACCGGGTCAGCTCCGCCCTGCGGGCATCGCGGATCCTTTTGCTCGACGGCACGGCCGCGACGCTCGGCACCGACGGCTCGCTGCGCCGCACGTCACCGCTCTACCGCGACCTGGCCGGGCACTGGTCGGTCGAGCTGCCGGTCTTCCCGGCCCGGTCGAGCCTGCCTGTCTCCCCGGCTCAGTCGAGCCAGCCGGCCTCCTCGGCGATGCGGACCGCCTCCAACCGGTTGCGGGCGCCCGTCTTGCGCAGGATCGCTGAGATGTAG
- the lanKC gene encoding class III lanthionine synthetase LanKC, which translates to MDKQYERFCVVDPLFYDSLHTRRPTAALFAAASRPVPTGWQREALDDWLVYAPTGGSLPNQGWKIHVSACLDNAERVLDVVLDYCVAHAVAFKFIHGPAALLMRNAKYARRGTSGKFVTIYPRDEAELELVCKELGELLRGEPGPYILSDLRLGTGPLHVRYGGFAARYCVVDGVVEPAISDPSGRLVPDRRDPVFRTPEWISLPAFLAPDLAARNATTTADLPYRIDRVIHFSNGGGLYAATDTRSGDRVVLKEARPHAGLDATGADAVTRLGHEHDALRRLSGLAVPRVHDRFRLGEHEFLALEYIDGTPLNKVLVERYPLIDATADPQRYAAYAAWAMRIHRQVERTIEAIHERGYVYGDLHLFNVLVRTGDPEGDTVALVDFEVAGPVGGYRRPGLRNQGFAAPREVGGRDIDRFALACLKLALFLPLTAMLRLAPEKAYHFAEVITERFGVPEDYLADAVAVIAASSAPRPRGVWRRFRSGAAGWPVLRRQLAEAIVGSATPQRDDRLFPGDVEQFHSGGLNLAHGAAGVLYSLHVTGAGRHRDFEAWLVKRALDPPSGARLGFYDGLHGVAYALHRLGHRQEALDVVDRCLREKWDELGPDLMSGLAGIGLNLLHLAEATGEPAFSTAAWRATGLLFERLEAAGDAPATSGARPHHAGLTHGWTGPALLFLRMYERTRDVALLNGATTAIRRDLDRCVVRDDGAMEVDEGWRTMPYLARGSVGIGAVIDQVLAYRADERLAEASDAISLAARSPFYAQAGLFAGRAGIIRYLAQRDRDGEELRAQIRNLAWHAVPFQGRLAFPGEQLLRLSMDLATGSAGVLLALGAALHDEPVDLPFLAPAAGTSPASLRPEGKKIHTEHGKG; encoded by the coding sequence GTGGACAAGCAGTACGAACGGTTCTGTGTGGTGGATCCGCTCTTCTACGACTCCCTGCACACCCGGCGTCCGACCGCGGCGCTCTTCGCCGCCGCCAGCCGACCGGTCCCGACCGGCTGGCAGCGCGAGGCCCTCGACGACTGGCTCGTGTACGCGCCGACCGGCGGCAGCCTCCCAAACCAGGGCTGGAAGATCCACGTGTCGGCCTGTCTGGACAACGCCGAGCGGGTGCTGGACGTGGTGCTGGACTACTGCGTGGCCCACGCCGTGGCGTTCAAGTTCATCCACGGCCCGGCCGCCCTGCTGATGCGCAACGCCAAGTACGCCCGGCGCGGCACGAGCGGCAAGTTCGTGACGATCTACCCGCGCGACGAGGCGGAGCTGGAGCTGGTGTGCAAGGAGCTGGGCGAGCTGCTGCGCGGTGAGCCCGGCCCGTACATCCTCAGCGACCTGCGCCTCGGCACCGGCCCGCTGCACGTGCGGTACGGAGGCTTCGCCGCCCGCTACTGCGTCGTGGACGGCGTGGTCGAACCCGCCATCTCCGACCCGTCCGGCCGACTCGTGCCGGACCGGCGCGACCCGGTCTTCCGTACGCCCGAGTGGATCTCGCTGCCGGCGTTCCTCGCCCCGGATCTCGCCGCGCGCAACGCCACGACCACCGCCGATCTGCCGTACCGCATCGACAGGGTGATCCACTTCTCCAACGGCGGTGGCCTGTACGCCGCCACCGACACCCGCTCCGGCGACCGGGTGGTGCTCAAGGAGGCCCGGCCGCACGCGGGGCTCGACGCCACCGGCGCGGACGCGGTGACGCGCCTCGGTCACGAGCACGACGCGCTCCGGCGGCTGTCCGGCCTCGCCGTGCCGCGCGTACACGATCGGTTCCGGCTCGGCGAGCACGAGTTCCTCGCGCTGGAGTACATCGACGGCACGCCACTGAACAAGGTGCTGGTCGAGCGCTATCCGCTCATCGACGCGACCGCGGACCCGCAGCGGTACGCCGCCTACGCCGCGTGGGCGATGCGCATCCACCGGCAGGTGGAACGGACCATCGAGGCGATCCACGAGCGTGGCTACGTCTACGGCGACCTGCATCTGTTCAACGTGCTGGTGCGCACCGGCGACCCGGAGGGGGACACGGTCGCACTGGTCGACTTCGAGGTCGCCGGCCCGGTCGGCGGCTACCGGCGGCCGGGCCTGCGCAACCAGGGCTTCGCGGCACCGCGCGAGGTCGGCGGGCGCGACATCGACCGGTTCGCGCTGGCCTGCCTGAAACTGGCGCTGTTCCTGCCGCTCACCGCCATGCTGCGCCTGGCGCCGGAGAAGGCGTACCACTTCGCCGAGGTGATCACGGAGCGGTTCGGCGTACCCGAGGACTATCTGGCCGATGCCGTCGCCGTGATCGCCGCGTCGTCCGCGCCCCGGCCGCGCGGTGTGTGGCGGCGGTTCCGGTCCGGCGCCGCCGGGTGGCCGGTGCTGCGCCGGCAACTCGCCGAGGCCATCGTGGGCAGTGCGACGCCGCAGCGTGACGACCGCCTCTTCCCGGGCGATGTCGAACAGTTCCACTCGGGCGGGCTCAACCTCGCCCACGGCGCGGCCGGTGTGCTGTACAGCCTCCATGTCACGGGCGCCGGCCGCCATCGCGACTTCGAGGCATGGCTGGTCAAGCGGGCGCTGGACCCGCCCTCCGGGGCGCGGCTGGGTTTCTACGACGGATTGCACGGCGTGGCGTACGCACTGCACCGGCTGGGCCACCGGCAGGAGGCGCTCGACGTCGTCGACCGCTGCCTGCGCGAGAAGTGGGACGAACTCGGCCCCGACCTGATGAGCGGGCTCGCCGGCATCGGGCTGAACCTGCTCCATCTCGCCGAGGCCACCGGCGAGCCGGCGTTCTCCACCGCGGCCTGGCGAGCGACCGGCCTGCTTTTCGAACGGCTCGAGGCCGCCGGCGACGCTCCCGCGACCAGCGGCGCACGCCCCCACCACGCCGGGCTCACCCACGGCTGGACCGGTCCCGCGCTGCTGTTCCTCCGGATGTACGAGCGCACCCGCGACGTCGCACTGCTGAACGGGGCCACGACGGCGATCCGCCGCGACCTCGACCGCTGCGTCGTGCGCGACGACGGCGCGATGGAGGTCGACGAGGGCTGGCGGACGATGCCGTACCTCGCCCGGGGCAGCGTCGGCATCGGCGCGGTCATCGACCAGGTGCTGGCGTACCGTGCCGACGAACGCCTCGCCGAGGCGAGCGACGCGATCAGCCTCGCCGCGCGATCGCCGTTCTACGCGCAGGCCGGGCTCTTCGCGGGCCGGGCCGGGATCATCCGGTACCTGGCTCAGCGCGACCGCGACGGCGAGGAACTGCGGGCCCAGATCCGCAACCTGGCCTGGCACGCCGTGCCCTTCCAGGGCCGGCTCGCCTTCCCCGGCGAGCAGTTGCTGCGCCTGTCGATGGACCTGGCGACGGGATCCGCCGGCGTCCTGCTGGCGCTCGGTGCCGCGCTGCACGACGAGCCCGTGGACCTGCCGTTCCTGGCGCCCGCGGCGGGCACTTCCCCAGCTTCCCTCCGACCGGAGGGTAAGAAGATCCACACCGAGCACGGAAAGGGGTAA
- a CDS encoding ATP-binding cassette domain-containing protein yields MSVEEGDRLLVRAVRHGGPWTAGLALAALTAAAADLLLPAALGAAVDAVLAPDGNPARWLAVAVVLIGLVAAAEILTDLAAGMSGARATARLRHTVAGHVLALDPRASRRCPPGDLVSRLVSQVPEAGGAAAAVVLAGAALVPPLGSLAALTLIDPWLGATFVGGLVVLGLLMRTYVTDAAEATTHYQRTQSDIAARLTEALAGARTIGAAGTVDREIARVLRPLPSLGRHGARTWDTIGTAAARGAVVAPLVQIAVVTVAGLALTAGRLTPGALLAALQYAALGAGLGSVVGVLGRIARARAGSRRIAEILAAPAHRHGDADLPTGAGRLELRAVTVRDPGGGDRPLLDRVDLVVPGGATVAVVGHSGSGKSTLAAVAGRLLDPDDGDVRLDGVPLRRLRQEVLRRSIGYAFARPVLIGDTVGAAIGLGPDRRAPDLLRADARAARVDAVVDRLPAGYDTPLRDAPLSGGETQRLGVARALRAERLLVLDDATSSLDTVTEYEVYQALLGTRDRRTRLVVTHRAGTAARADLVVWLDHGRVRGYAPHHALRTEPEYRMLFPAAGR; encoded by the coding sequence ATGTCCGTCGAGGAGGGTGATCGGCTGCTCGTCCGGGCGGTCCGGCACGGCGGACCGTGGACGGCCGGTCTGGCGCTGGCGGCCCTGACGGCCGCCGCCGCGGACCTGCTGCTTCCGGCGGCCCTGGGTGCCGCCGTCGACGCGGTGCTCGCACCGGACGGGAACCCGGCACGCTGGCTGGCGGTCGCCGTCGTCCTGATCGGACTGGTCGCCGCCGCCGAGATCCTGACCGATCTCGCCGCCGGGATGAGCGGTGCGCGGGCCACGGCCCGGCTGCGGCACACGGTCGCCGGCCACGTCCTCGCGCTCGACCCGCGGGCCTCCCGCCGGTGCCCGCCCGGAGATCTCGTCAGCCGGCTCGTGAGCCAGGTCCCCGAGGCCGGGGGCGCCGCGGCCGCCGTGGTCCTTGCGGGCGCCGCCCTCGTCCCGCCGCTGGGCAGCCTGGCCGCACTCACCCTGATCGACCCGTGGCTCGGCGCCACGTTCGTGGGCGGGCTGGTGGTGCTCGGCCTGCTGATGCGTACGTACGTCACGGACGCCGCCGAGGCGACCACCCACTACCAGCGCACCCAGAGCGACATCGCGGCGCGGCTGACGGAAGCGCTCGCCGGTGCCCGGACGATCGGCGCGGCCGGCACCGTGGACCGGGAGATCGCGCGGGTCCTACGGCCGTTGCCCAGCCTGGGCCGCCACGGCGCCCGCACCTGGGACACGATCGGGACGGCCGCGGCGCGCGGCGCGGTGGTGGCACCGCTGGTGCAGATCGCCGTCGTCACGGTGGCCGGCCTGGCCCTGACCGCCGGCCGGCTCACCCCGGGCGCGCTGCTGGCCGCGCTGCAGTACGCCGCCCTCGGCGCCGGCCTCGGCAGCGTCGTCGGCGTGCTGGGACGGATCGCCCGTGCCCGGGCGGGCAGCCGGCGGATCGCCGAGATCCTCGCCGCGCCCGCACACCGCCACGGCGACGCCGACCTGCCCACCGGGGCGGGCCGGCTGGAACTGCGCGCGGTGACCGTCCGCGATCCCGGCGGGGGCGACCGGCCGCTGCTCGACCGGGTCGACCTCGTGGTGCCGGGCGGCGCCACCGTGGCGGTCGTCGGCCACTCCGGCTCCGGAAAGTCCACCCTCGCCGCCGTCGCCGGCCGGCTTCTCGACCCGGACGACGGCGACGTACGGCTGGACGGCGTGCCGCTGCGAAGGCTGCGTCAGGAGGTGCTGCGCCGGTCGATCGGGTATGCCTTCGCCCGCCCGGTGCTCATCGGCGACACCGTCGGTGCGGCCATCGGGCTCGGTCCGGACCGCCGTGCCCCGGACCTGCTGCGCGCCGACGCCCGGGCCGCGCGGGTCGACGCGGTGGTCGACCGGCTGCCGGCCGGCTACGACACCCCGCTGCGGGACGCCCCGTTGTCCGGCGGCGAGACGCAGCGACTCGGCGTGGCCCGGGCGCTGCGTGCCGAGCGGCTGCTCGTGCTCGACGACGCCACCTCCAGCCTCGACACGGTCACCGAGTACGAGGTGTACCAGGCGCTCCTGGGCACTCGCGATCGCCGTACGCGACTGGTGGTCACCCACCGGGCCGGCACCGCCGCGCGGGCCGACCTGGTGGTGTGGCTGGACCACGGGCGGGTCCGCGGCTACGCGCCGCACCACGCGCTCCGGACCGAGCCGGAGTACCGGATGCTCTTCCCGGCGGCCGGACGATGA
- a CDS encoding SapB/AmfS family lanthipeptide encodes MALLDLQGMELTSEAAYGGGSRASLLLCGDSSLSVTTCN; translated from the coding sequence ATGGCACTTCTGGACCTGCAGGGGATGGAACTGACCTCCGAGGCCGCGTACGGCGGTGGCAGCCGGGCCAGCCTGCTGCTCTGTGGCGACAGCTCGCTCAGCGTCACGACCTGTAACTGA